ACGGGGCGTGTTTGCAGAAAGCTGTCGGCGTCCGTTTCCGCCGCCGTCCTCGGAGGAGCGCGGCCCTCGGCGTCTTTCGCTGCTCCCCACTCTGCCCCCACCCCACCTCGCCGGCCGTGGACTCCGCGGCCCcgcgccagccagccagcggccagaCCCGGTCTGACCGCAGCGTCGCGCGCTCCGCAGCCGCCGCCTGCAGCCCCAGCACAGGCACCGGCCACGTGGACCGCGCCACCGCCATACGACGCAGACGCCGCCAGCGCCCGCTCTCACAGGTGAGTCCCCCGCGTGTGATGAGTGCGTCGACTCGCCGGGTGGCACTGTGTCAACGCCGCTCCGCTACCTCCGGCGTTTACCGTTTCTTCGGCCGACGGTGCACGCAAACGAGAGGCTGCCCTCAGGCAAAAAGCTACCGGGGAAGACACCGCGCCGTGACTGTTGTATCCGCAGTGCTGCGACTTCTGAAATCGTCGAAAGGCGAAAATGAAATCGTGTAGCTCCTGTTGTTCGGGGCGCAGTGTGCCCGAGATACGGGTGCAGTACCGTTTGGAGTACAGGTGCAGTGGCTGCTGTTACAGTCTGATGCGCATCTAGACAGCTAGCGGAAGGAACTTAACAGTAGTTGGCGGCGTTTCTCGTGAACTGAAGCAGCGGGAGTGACAGGTCTGCGTAATTTTCCTGGAGCTACGTAAACACAAACACAGCTCCCTATCGTGGAATGTGCAAACGTCGTAAGAAACGCATACCCCTATTTCCGACTATCCGCCCCTATACCTTAACAGCGAAACACTGATTACTTGTCTCTGTGTCTATTTTAACTTCTCTtccccgttctctctctctctctctctctctctctctctctctctgtgtgtgtgtgtgtgtgtgtgtgtgtgtgtgtgtgtgtgtgcgtgtgtgtgtgtgtgtgtgcgtgcgagtgtttTCACTTTACaataacagttcaaatggctctgagcactatgggacttaacagctgagttcatcagtcccctacaacttagaactacttaaacctaactaacctaagcacatcatacacatccatgcccgaggcaggattcgaacctgcgaccgtagcagtcgcgcagacaATAACAGTTTCTTCATAAAACTCTGCGTAGTTCTTAAGTACAGTGCCTTTCTTTTCTCCACGTTGACGGACATTGAAAATTTTCAACGCAGAGGCAATTGAAAAGATCTTTAGGCCATTGAAACCACCGATGTCGTCAG
This sequence is a window from Schistocerca americana isolate TAMUIC-IGC-003095 chromosome 4, iqSchAmer2.1, whole genome shotgun sequence. Protein-coding genes within it:
- the LOC124613807 gene encoding lysine-rich arabinogalactan protein 19-like, which encodes MAPSLSRKLSASVSAAVLGGARPSASFAAPHSAPTPPRRPWTPRPRASQPAARPGLTAASRAPQPPPAAPAQAPATWTAPPPYDADAASARSHRTFTDASCRSAPRRPDSTDRQTGVRLPATATARTGATAAMAPPLPC